TAAGGGGCGCGCCGTGCCGCCGTTTGGCCGTGCGTGGCTGGTCTGCAAGCTCGGGCGCTGGTACGCCCAGTTTGAGTGCGAGCGCGCGGTCGAGCCTTTGCCGGAAACCGGGCACGCGATTGGGCTCGATCGCGGCGTGAATATGTTGCTCGCCACCAGCGACGGCGAGTTAATTGCCAACCCGAAGCATGTCGCGAAGGCACGGCTGCGCGTTGAGCGGGTGCAGCGGGTGGTTGCCAAGCGTAAGCGGCGCGGGAAGAACCGGCGCAAGGCGATTGATACGCTCGCGCGCCTGCACGAGAAGGTTGCGCGGCAGCGCCGTGACTACGCGCACAAGGTCTCACGTGGGCTGATCGATGCGAACGATGTCATCGTGCTGGAAGACTTGCGCTTGCGCAATATGACGCGCAGCGCAAAGGGGAGTATCGAAGAACCAGGCCGCAACGTTGCGGCCAAGGCCGGGCTCAATCGGGCGTTGCTCGATGCGGGTTTTGGCATGATCGCGCAGTTGATTGCGGAGAAGGCTGAAAGCGCCGCCCGCAGCGTCATCTACGTCGATCCGAAGTACACCTCGCAAACGTGCGCCGCGTGCGGGCACATTGCAAAAGAGAATCGCTCGGGGCTACAGTTTGCCTGTGTCGCGTGTTCGCACGTCGATCATGCCGACGTGAATGCGGCGCGGGTGATTCTTCAGCGGGCTCAGAAGGGGCCCTTGGCGAGCCGCGCCGCAGCGGCGGACGGCACCGACCCAAGAACCGCGCTATCGTCGAGTGGACCTCGGCTCACGCTGCACGATGCAGCGTGAGGGCGCAGACTTCGAAGAACAAGAACTAGCCCCCATGGGCTCGAACGGGTGTTCGAGCCCATGGATAGCCCCTTTGTCGCCCTCCACCCCGACGTCGCCCGCTGGTGCGTCGATCGCCTAGGCGAGCCGACGCTCCCGCAACGCGATGCGTTGCCGCCGGGCATCGAGCGACGCAATCTGCTGATCTGCTCGCCGACCGGCACGGGTAAGACGCTCGCCGCGTTTCTTCCGATCGTTTCGAGGCTCGCACATCGGCGCGATGCCGACGAGTTGTACCCTAAGACGTACGCGCTGTACGTTTCACCGCTGCGGGCTCTGGGTTACGACGTGGAGCACAACGTGCGGCGACCGCTGCGCGAAATGGGGTTGCTCGAACGTCCCAATTCCGAGCGCGCGACCTTACGGCGCGGCCGCGTTCGCGAGCATTTCGTGCGCACCGGCGTGCGCACCGGCGATACGCCGGTGGAGGAACGGCGGCTCATGCTGGCTCGCCCGCCGCACCTGCTGATTACCACCCCCGAGTCGCTGGCCCTGATGCTGGCGATGAAGAGTTATCGCAGCGCGCTGCGCAGCCTCGAAACCGTCATCGTCGACGAAGTGCACGCGCTCGCCGGAAATAAACGCGGCACGCAACTCTCGCTTGCCCTGGAGTCGCTCGAAGACGTCGCGGGCGGATTCAATCGCATCGGCCTCTCGGCCACGGTCTCTCCGCTCGACCGCATGGCTGCGTTTCTCGTGGGGCCGCAGCGCGCGTGCGAGATCGTCGATCACCGCGCGTTGCGCTCGCTGCAGCTCCGAGTCGTCGCGCCGTTTACGGGCGCGATGGCGCCCATGACCACCGTTGCCGCTACGGCGAGCGCCCTGTGCGAGGATACGGGAACGTCGCTGGTCTTCACCAACGTCCGCAGCCAAGCCGAACGCCTCGCGCACGAAATGCTGCAAACGCAGACGGGGCTCGAGGAAATCGGCGAGGAGCCCGCGCCGCGGCGCTACGATTCGCGCATCGGCGTGCACCACAGCGCCCTCGAACGCAGCGTGCGCCATCGCGTCGAAGCGGCGTTACGCGCCGGCACGCTGCGCACGGTCGTCTGCAGCTCCAGCCTCGAACTCGGCGTCGATATCGGCTACATCGATCGCGTGCTGATCGTCGGCG
This genomic window from Candidatus Dormiibacterota bacterium contains:
- a CDS encoding transposase, which produces KGRAVPPFGRAWLVCKLGRWYAQFECERAVEPLPETGHAIGLDRGVNMLLATSDGELIANPKHVAKARLRVERVQRVVAKRKRRGKNRRKAIDTLARLHEKVARQRRDYAHKVSRGLIDANDVIVLEDLRLRNMTRSAKGSIEEPGRNVAAKAGLNRALLDAGFGMIAQLIAEKAESAARSVIYVDPKYTSQTCAACGHIAKENRSGLQFACVACSHVDHADVNAARVILQRAQKGPLASRAAAADGTDPRTALSSSGPRLTLHDAA